Proteins encoded in a region of the Clostridium beijerinckii genome:
- a CDS encoding flagellar assembly protein A, producing MDLKFSGSSLNECLEKASSELNLSKEALKYRIIKEEKKFFRKKVEIEIIEVDESKSSIEEKEIIEELPETKEEFGAKIENGKIIITESNNKDEIITIKTCPGVILIINGQKCDGITPVTSRDKIEYKFEENEPTRNIDISITDDKMEAYVDIKSIPAHIYELVDQEYQKNLTIKKKNVDDKYPPKYTVKELKELLKSNGIKYGIIEKELGTMCNEHNIEKKIVAKGIPAVDDIPDEIQVLFHDSEELIHYKDSEEKVDYRNRFQIANVKAGDVIGRIVPGKSGSDGQDVFGTAVKRKTFKKTGVRLGEGCKLENNDIIATSEGKPAYKANTFVVNKLYKVDQVDLKSGNIDFVGNVEVVGNVLEGMEVKAGNELHVGKNVESAILRSSGEIFIGGNILNSTVTAGCENVEKKQYLESLKSLANIIDDLVESTVQVKEHNLLGSKKDGEIIKILIENKFKSLPKICRNILNYNMSEGIQHSDVTTFIINKLLGLGPLKINNINEFDIFKELLDEEICEIEDLMVIPTNVHLAYAQGSTIEASGSIFITGKGQYTCNIIALENIEFTSEKAVCRGGTLSAGSEIKLKTVGSAAGVSTVLKVSKKGRITADIAYNNTIFCFGEKQIMLEVSSKNVEAYIDKTGEITIDKFIL from the coding sequence ATGGACTTGAAGTTTTCTGGATCATCCTTAAATGAATGTCTTGAAAAAGCATCTTCTGAATTAAATCTTTCGAAAGAAGCTTTAAAATATAGAATAATTAAGGAAGAAAAGAAGTTTTTTAGAAAGAAAGTAGAGATAGAAATAATAGAAGTTGACGAAAGTAAGAGCAGCATTGAAGAAAAGGAAATAATTGAAGAATTACCAGAAACTAAAGAGGAATTTGGAGCTAAGATTGAGAATGGGAAAATAATAATAACAGAATCCAATAATAAAGATGAAATTATTACTATAAAAACTTGTCCGGGTGTAATTTTAATTATTAATGGGCAAAAATGTGATGGAATAACTCCTGTAACATCACGAGATAAAATTGAATATAAATTTGAAGAGAACGAGCCGACAAGAAACATAGATATATCAATTACAGATGATAAAATGGAGGCATATGTTGATATAAAATCAATCCCAGCTCATATATATGAATTAGTTGACCAAGAATATCAAAAAAATTTGACAATCAAAAAGAAGAATGTTGATGATAAATATCCACCAAAATATACAGTAAAAGAATTAAAAGAGTTGCTAAAGAGTAATGGAATTAAATATGGAATTATTGAAAAAGAATTAGGGACTATGTGTAATGAACATAATATAGAAAAAAAAATAGTTGCAAAAGGAATACCAGCAGTAGATGACATTCCTGATGAGATTCAAGTTTTGTTTCACGATTCTGAAGAACTAATTCATTACAAAGACTCAGAAGAAAAAGTCGATTATAGAAATAGATTTCAAATTGCAAATGTTAAAGCTGGAGACGTTATAGGCAGAATAGTACCTGGAAAATCAGGAAGTGATGGACAAGATGTATTTGGTACTGCTGTTAAAAGAAAGACTTTTAAAAAGACTGGAGTAAGGCTTGGAGAGGGATGTAAACTTGAAAATAATGACATTATAGCAACATCAGAAGGCAAGCCAGCTTATAAAGCAAATACGTTTGTAGTAAATAAATTATACAAAGTAGATCAAGTAGATTTAAAAAGCGGAAATATAGATTTTGTTGGTAATGTTGAAGTTGTTGGTAATGTTTTAGAAGGAATGGAAGTTAAGGCAGGGAATGAGCTTCATGTTGGCAAAAATGTAGAATCTGCAATACTCAGATCTTCAGGAGAAATTTTTATAGGCGGAAATATATTGAATTCAACAGTGACAGCTGGATGTGAAAATGTTGAGAAAAAGCAGTATTTAGAAAGTTTGAAGAGTCTAGCTAATATTATTGATGATTTAGTTGAGTCAACAGTGCAAGTAAAAGAACATAACTTACTAGGTTCAAAGAAAGATGGAGAAATAATTAAAATATTAATAGAGAATAAGTTCAAATCACTACCTAAGATATGTAGAAATATTTTGAATTATAATATGTCTGAAGGAATTCAGCATAGTGATGTTACAACATTTATAATAAATAAACTATTGGGCTTGGGCCCACTTAAAATAAATAATATTAATGAATTTGACATTTTTAAGGAATTGTTAGATGAAGAAATTTGTGAAATAGAAGATTTGATGGTGATTCCTACAAATGTCCATTTAGCATATGCTCAAGGGTCAACCATAGAAGCATCAGGAAGTATTTTTATAACAGGTAAGGGACAGTATACATGCAACATAATAGCATTGGAAAATATAGAGTTTACCAGTGAAAAAGCTGTTTGTAGAGGGGGCACACTTTCGGCTGGATCTGAAATAAAATTAAAGACAGTGGGAAGTGCAGCTGGAGTTAGTACTGTTTTAAAAGTCTCTAAAAAAGGAAGAATTACAGCTGATATAGCTTATAACAATACTATTTTCTGCTTTGGAGAAAAACAAATTATGTTAGAAGTTTCTTCTAAAAATGTAGAGGCATATATAGATAAAACTGGAGAAATAACAATTGATAAATTTATACTATAG
- a CDS encoding aminotransferase class IV gives MEDKIIYEVLRVINRKPIFLESHLKRMKNSFNLINEEFLVSYEEISKEIDVLIESENKPEGNIKITFGVNEKKLRVFFIEHSYPSDEMYKNGVNTILYFGERENPNAKIINDSFREKVNKEIKDNNAYEAILVDSNGHITEGSRSNIFMVKGNKLLTSPVKAVLPGVTRGEIIDIANKVGIEVEEVEYKYSDIDKLDGMFISGTSPKILPIKTVNSINFNVDNNLIRKLMKEYDNEIEMYIKNH, from the coding sequence ATGGAAGATAAAATAATTTATGAAGTTTTAAGAGTAATAAATAGAAAGCCAATTTTTCTAGAAAGTCATTTAAAAAGAATGAAAAATTCTTTTAATTTAATTAATGAAGAATTTTTAGTAAGTTACGAAGAAATAAGTAAGGAAATTGATGTTCTAATAGAAAGTGAAAATAAACCTGAAGGAAATATAAAAATAACATTTGGAGTAAATGAAAAAAAGCTAAGGGTATTTTTTATTGAACATTCATATCCATCTGATGAAATGTATAAGAATGGTGTTAACACTATACTTTATTTTGGAGAAAGAGAAAATCCTAATGCGAAAATAATAAATGATAGCTTTAGAGAAAAGGTTAATAAAGAGATAAAGGATAATAATGCATATGAAGCTATTTTAGTCGATTCAAATGGGCATATAACAGAAGGCAGCAGATCAAATATTTTCATGGTTAAAGGAAATAAACTTCTTACATCGCCTGTAAAGGCTGTATTGCCGGGAGTAACTAGAGGAGAAATAATAGATATTGCAAACAAAGTTGGGATTGAAGTCGAGGAAGTAGAATATAAATATTCTGATATAGATAAATTGGATGGAATGTTTATTTCGGGTACATCTCCTAAAATATTACCAATAAAAACAGTAAATAGCATAAATTTTAATGTAGATAATAACTTGATTAGAAAATTGATGAAAGAATATGATAATGAGATAGAAATGTATATAAAAAATCATTAA
- a CDS encoding HAD family hydrolase has protein sequence MKKLAIFDIDYTITKKETLMELFKYVIKKDKKNLRFLPRAVYCGIMYVIGIYDERKVKETFLRFIDGIKEEELAELVKEFYDERLKNILYDDALKMMKKLKNEGYDIYLISASPEFYVNEFYNIKEVDKVIGTKFGFENGTFVRKMVGNNCKGEEKVRRLNEILKDEKIEVDFKESYMFSDSLSDKPLLDLVGKPYLINYKKNHDIEILRWK, from the coding sequence TTGAAGAAACTAGCTATATTTGACATAGATTATACCATTACTAAAAAAGAAACTTTGATGGAGTTATTTAAGTATGTAATTAAAAAAGATAAAAAAAACCTTAGATTTTTACCGAGAGCTGTATACTGTGGAATTATGTATGTAATTGGAATATACGATGAGAGAAAAGTAAAAGAGACATTTTTAAGGTTTATAGATGGGATTAAAGAAGAGGAGCTAGCAGAACTTGTTAAAGAGTTTTATGATGAAAGGCTAAAAAATATTTTATATGATGATGCATTGAAAATGATGAAAAAACTTAAAAATGAGGGGTATGATATATACTTAATTTCAGCATCTCCTGAATTTTACGTTAATGAATTTTATAATATAAAAGAAGTTGATAAAGTAATAGGAACTAAATTTGGATTTGAAAATGGAACTTTCGTAAGAAAAATGGTAGGGAATAACTGCAAGGGAGAAGAGAAGGTTAGAAGATTGAACGAAATACTTAAAGATGAAAAAATTGAGGTGGACTTTAAGGAATCGTATATGTTTTCTGATTCTTTATCAGATAAACCATTATTGGATCTAGTAGGTAAGCCATATTTAATAAACTATAAAAAGAATCATGATATAGAGATACTAAGATGGAAATAA
- a CDS encoding pyridoxal phosphate-dependent aminotransferase: protein MQLSKKAGNITPSITLAITAKANELKSQGVDVVSFGAGEPDFNTPENIIQAAIKAMNDGKTKYTPAGGLLELKTTICNKFKNDNNLEYKPSQIIISTGAKQCLANVFMATLNPGDEVLIPVPYWVSYPELVKLADGVPVFVETLKENNYKYTVADLEKALTSKTKALLLNSPNNPTGTIYHEDELLEIANFAKEHDLLIISDEIYEKLIYDGEKHISIAALNEDAYERTVVINGVSKTYAMTGWRLGYAAASESITKLMTSIQSHMTSNVNTIAQYAAIEALNGPVEDLNNMIKEFENRRNFMIYKLEKLNEISIIKPNGAFYIMVNISSYLNTTFKDQTINNSVDFAKVLLEEEKVAVIPGAGFGLDDYIRLSYATSMDIIETGIDRISTFLSKIK, encoded by the coding sequence ATGCAATTATCTAAAAAAGCGGGGAATATCACACCATCAATTACATTGGCAATCACAGCTAAAGCTAATGAACTAAAAAGTCAAGGGGTTGATGTAGTAAGTTTTGGAGCAGGGGAACCAGACTTTAATACACCAGAAAACATAATTCAAGCAGCTATAAAAGCCATGAATGATGGAAAAACTAAGTATACTCCAGCAGGAGGGTTATTAGAATTAAAAACTACTATATGTAATAAGTTTAAAAATGATAATAACTTAGAGTATAAGCCAAGCCAAATAATAATTTCTACAGGTGCAAAACAATGTCTTGCAAATGTGTTTATGGCAACTTTGAATCCAGGAGATGAAGTATTAATTCCTGTACCATATTGGGTTAGTTATCCTGAATTAGTGAAATTAGCTGATGGGGTTCCGGTATTTGTTGAAACATTAAAAGAAAATAATTATAAATATACAGTTGCTGATTTAGAAAAAGCTTTAACTAGTAAAACTAAGGCGCTTTTATTAAACAGCCCTAATAATCCTACAGGAACAATTTATCACGAAGATGAATTGTTGGAAATTGCTAATTTTGCAAAAGAACATGATTTATTAATTATATCAGATGAAATTTATGAAAAGCTAATATATGATGGAGAAAAGCACATAAGTATAGCAGCATTAAATGAAGATGCCTATGAAAGAACCGTAGTAATAAACGGCGTTTCTAAGACATATGCAATGACTGGGTGGAGACTAGGGTATGCAGCTGCAAGTGAAAGTATAACTAAGCTTATGACAAGCATTCAAAGTCACATGACATCCAATGTAAATACAATAGCTCAATATGCTGCAATAGAGGCATTAAATGGTCCAGTAGAAGATTTAAACAATATGATTAAAGAATTTGAGAACAGAAGAAATTTCATGATATATAAATTAGAAAAGTTAAACGAAATATCAATTATAAAACCTAATGGGGCATTTTATATAATGGTTAATATATCTTCTTACTTGAATACTACGTTTAAGGATCAAACTATTAACAACTCTGTAGATTTTGCAAAAGTATTACTAGAAGAAGAGAAAGTTGCAGTAATACCAGGTGCTGGATTTGGTTTAGATGATTATATAAGATTATCATATGCGACATCTATGGATATAATAGAAACTGGAATAGATAGAATTTCAACATTTTTAAGCAAAATTAAATAA
- a CDS encoding DUF1292 domain-containing protein — protein MEKDLEKCGCNSEEGSCGCGGHHHDEDHECGCGCNDEENFVIDLEDENGNVVTCPIIDEFEYEGKAYYLAQNPEEDSVYLFRLDEDELVVPDEEEFDRVSAYYQNELVGEE, from the coding sequence ATGGAAAAAGATTTAGAAAAATGTGGATGCAATAGTGAAGAAGGAAGTTGTGGATGTGGTGGACATCACCATGATGAAGATCATGAATGTGGATGCGGATGCAATGATGAAGAAAACTTCGTTATAGATTTAGAAGATGAAAATGGAAATGTAGTTACATGCCCTATAATCGACGAATTTGAATATGAAGGAAAAGCATATTATTTAGCTCAAAATCCAGAAGAAGATTCAGTTTATCTTTTCAGACTTGATGAAGATGAACTTGTTGTTCCGGATGAAGAAGAATTTGATAGAGTATCAGCTTATTATCAAAATGAATTAGTAGGCGAAGAATAA
- the nifJ gene encoding pyruvate:ferredoxin (flavodoxin) oxidoreductase encodes MRKMKTMDGNTAAAHIAYAFTEVSAIYPITPSSPMAEHVDEWVAQGRKNIFGQPVKVMEMQSEAGAAGAVHGSLQAGALTTTFTASQGLLLMIPNMYKIAGEMLPGVFHVSARALATSALNIFGDHQDVMAARQTGFAMLAEGSVQEVMDLAAVAHLTAIKTRIPFCNFFDGFRTSHEVQKIEVLEYDELAKLVDWDSVSAFRARALNPNHPVTRGTAQNADVYFQEREAVNKFYNELPETVEGYMAEITKLTGREYHCFDYYGAPDADRVIIAMGSATDVCEETIDYLNANGEKVGVVKVRLFRPFSNERLLAAIPKTVKKIAVLDRTKEPGSTGEPLYLDVRNAFYGQADAPLVVGGRFGLGSKDPNPGHIAAVYENLAQAEPKNGFTIGIKDDVTNTSLEVHVDIDATPEGTTACKFWGLGSDGTVGANKSAIKIIGDNTDMYAQAYFFYDSKKSGGITVSHLRFGKKAIKSPYLINKADFVSCSNQSYIHKYNVLEGLKPGSTFLLNTIWTPEELEEKLPASYKRFLANNNIKFYTINAVGIAQEIGLGGRINMIMQSAFFKLANIIPVEDAIKHLKDSVVTSYGKKGEKVVNMNNAAIDKGVESIVAINIPEAWKTAQDEAAEEIKHATKFVKDIVIPMNRQEGDQLPVSAFAGMEDGTFEAGTAAFEKRGIAVNVPEWDKEKCIQCNQCSYVCPHAVIRPFLLTEAEKNAAPESVKAVAAKALKTEEPLFYAMGISPLDCSGCGNCAQVCPAPGKALVMQPQESQHVNIPAWDYLVHDISVKKNPMSVNTVKGSQFEQPLLEFSGACAGCGETPYAKLITQLFGDRMMIANATGCSSIWGGSAPSTPYTTNKEGHGPAWANSLFEDNAEYGFGMFLGVKAIRERLAEKAEAAIAANDPAKAEIQDWLDNIDEGAGTRDRAAKLVAALEKSGTEIAKEMLAEKDYFVKRSQWIFGGDGWAYDIGYGGVDHVLASGEDVNIFVFDTEVYSNTGGQSSKSTPTAAIAKFAASGKKTKKKDLGMMAMTYGYVYVAQVNMGADKNQVLKAIAEAEAYKGPSLIIGYAPCINHGLRIGMGNSQEEAKRATASGYWQMYRFNPELKDAGKNPFSLDSKEPTADFKEFLMGEVRYSSLAKAFPEQAEALFEKTKKDAMDRLEGYKKLANQQ; translated from the coding sequence ATGAGAAAAATGAAAACTATGGATGGTAATACTGCAGCAGCTCATATAGCATATGCTTTTACAGAAGTTTCTGCAATATATCCAATCACACCATCATCACCAATGGCAGAACACGTAGATGAATGGGTAGCACAAGGAAGAAAAAATATTTTTGGACAACCTGTTAAAGTTATGGAAATGCAATCAGAAGCTGGTGCTGCTGGTGCAGTTCACGGATCTTTACAAGCTGGAGCATTAACAACAACTTTCACTGCTTCACAAGGTTTATTATTAATGATACCAAACATGTATAAAATTGCTGGTGAAATGTTACCAGGAGTATTCCATGTATCAGCTAGAGCATTAGCTACTTCTGCTTTAAACATATTTGGAGATCACCAAGACGTTATGGCAGCAAGACAAACTGGTTTTGCAATGCTTGCAGAAGGATCAGTACAAGAAGTTATGGACTTAGCAGCAGTTGCTCATTTAACTGCAATTAAGACAAGAATTCCATTCTGTAATTTCTTCGATGGATTCAGAACATCTCATGAAGTTCAAAAAATTGAAGTTCTTGAATATGATGAATTAGCTAAATTAGTAGATTGGGATTCAGTTTCTGCTTTCAGAGCTAGAGCTTTAAATCCAAATCATCCTGTAACTAGAGGTACTGCACAAAACGCAGACGTATACTTCCAAGAAAGAGAAGCAGTAAACAAATTCTACAATGAATTACCAGAAACTGTTGAAGGTTACATGGCTGAAATTACTAAATTAACTGGTAGAGAATATCACTGTTTCGATTACTATGGAGCACCAGATGCTGATAGAGTAATCATAGCTATGGGTTCTGCTACTGATGTTTGTGAAGAAACTATAGATTACTTAAATGCTAACGGAGAAAAAGTTGGTGTTGTTAAAGTAAGATTATTCAGACCATTCTCAAATGAAAGATTATTAGCAGCTATTCCAAAGACAGTTAAGAAAATTGCTGTATTAGATAGAACTAAAGAACCAGGATCAACTGGGGAACCATTATACTTAGATGTAAGAAATGCATTCTATGGCCAAGCTGATGCACCACTTGTTGTTGGTGGAAGATTTGGTTTAGGTTCAAAGGATCCAAATCCAGGTCACATTGCTGCAGTTTATGAAAACTTAGCACAAGCTGAACCAAAGAACGGATTCACAATCGGAATCAAAGATGACGTTACAAACACTTCATTAGAAGTTCATGTAGATATAGATGCTACTCCAGAAGGAACTACAGCTTGTAAGTTCTGGGGATTAGGATCAGACGGTACTGTTGGAGCTAACAAGAGCGCAATCAAGATTATCGGAGATAATACTGATATGTATGCTCAAGCATACTTCTTCTATGATTCAAAGAAATCAGGTGGAATTACAGTATCTCACTTAAGATTTGGTAAGAAAGCTATTAAGTCACCATACTTAATAAACAAAGCAGACTTTGTTTCATGTTCTAACCAATCATACATCCACAAATACAATGTACTTGAAGGATTAAAACCAGGTTCAACATTCTTATTAAACACTATCTGGACTCCAGAAGAATTAGAAGAAAAATTACCTGCATCATACAAGAGATTCTTAGCAAACAACAACATTAAGTTCTATACTATTAATGCTGTAGGAATTGCTCAAGAAATCGGTCTTGGCGGAAGAATCAACATGATAATGCAATCAGCTTTCTTCAAGTTAGCTAACATTATTCCAGTTGAAGATGCTATTAAGCACTTAAAAGATTCAGTTGTAACTTCTTATGGTAAGAAGGGTGAAAAAGTTGTTAATATGAACAACGCTGCTATCGATAAAGGTGTTGAATCTATTGTTGCAATCAATATTCCAGAAGCTTGGAAGACTGCACAAGATGAAGCAGCTGAAGAAATCAAGCATGCAACTAAATTTGTTAAAGATATAGTTATCCCAATGAACAGACAAGAAGGAGATCAACTTCCTGTATCTGCATTTGCAGGAATGGAAGATGGTACATTTGAAGCAGGTACTGCAGCATTCGAAAAGAGAGGAATTGCAGTAAATGTTCCTGAATGGGATAAAGAAAAATGTATTCAATGTAACCAATGTTCATATGTATGTCCACATGCTGTAATAAGACCATTCTTATTAACAGAAGCTGAAAAGAATGCTGCTCCAGAATCAGTTAAAGCAGTTGCAGCTAAAGCATTAAAGACTGAAGAACCATTATTCTATGCTATGGGTATTTCTCCATTAGATTGTAGTGGATGTGGAAACTGTGCTCAAGTATGTCCTGCTCCAGGAAAAGCATTAGTTATGCAACCACAAGAAAGCCAACATGTAAATATTCCAGCTTGGGATTACTTAGTACATGATATTTCAGTTAAGAAGAACCCAATGAGCGTAAACACAGTTAAAGGAAGCCAATTTGAACAACCATTACTTGAGTTCTCAGGAGCTTGTGCAGGTTGTGGAGAAACTCCATATGCTAAGCTTATAACTCAATTATTTGGTGACAGAATGATGATTGCTAACGCAACAGGATGTTCATCAATTTGGGGTGGATCAGCTCCTTCAACTCCATATACAACTAACAAAGAAGGACATGGTCCAGCTTGGGCTAATTCATTATTCGAAGATAATGCTGAATATGGATTTGGTATGTTCTTAGGAGTTAAAGCTATAAGAGAAAGATTAGCTGAAAAAGCTGAAGCTGCTATAGCTGCAAATGATCCAGCAAAAGCTGAAATACAAGATTGGTTAGATAATATAGATGAAGGTGCTGGAACTAGAGATAGAGCTGCTAAATTAGTTGCTGCTTTAGAAAAATCTGGTACTGAAATAGCTAAAGAAATGTTAGCTGAAAAAGACTACTTCGTTAAGAGATCACAATGGATCTTCGGAGGAGACGGTTGGGCATACGATATCGGATACGGTGGAGTTGACCACGTATTAGCTTCAGGAGAAGACGTAAATATATTTGTATTTGATACAGAAGTTTACTCAAATACAGGAGGACAATCTTCTAAATCTACTCCAACTGCTGCAATAGCTAAATTTGCTGCATCTGGTAAGAAGACTAAGAAGAAAGACCTTGGAATGATGGCTATGACTTATGGTTATGTATATGTAGCTCAAGTTAATATGGGAGCTGATAAGAACCAAGTTCTTAAAGCAATCGCAGAAGCTGAAGCTTACAAAGGACCATCATTAATAATCGGTTATGCACCATGTATCAACCACGGATTAAGAATTGGTATGGGTAACAGCCAAGAAGAAGCTAAGAGAGCTACAGCTAGTGGATACTGGCAAATGTACAGATTCAACCCAGAATTAAAAGATGCTGGAAAGAATCCATTCTCATTAGATTCAAAAGAACCAACTGCAGACTTCAAGGAATTCTTAATGGGAGAAGTTAGATACTCTTCATTAGCTAAAGCATTCCCAGAACAAGCAGAAGCTTTATTTGAAAAGACTAAGAAAGATGCTATGGACAGATTAGAAGGATACAAGAAATTAGCTAATCAACAATAG
- a CDS encoding flavodoxin domain-containing protein, with translation MKKVSIIYWSCGGNIEALANTMADGAREQGAEVSVKHVADATLEDVLEADSIAFGSPAVDATKIEQEEMKPFLDQLQNYRDVNINKNCILFATYGWIEDTFMKLWKDEMSSYGFNVIGDLTIKDSPTKTQANIIKQLGKKLVN, from the coding sequence ATGAAAAAAGTTTCAATCATTTATTGGAGTTGTGGAGGAAATATAGAAGCACTTGCGAACACTATGGCAGATGGTGCTAGGGAGCAAGGAGCGGAAGTAAGTGTGAAGCACGTTGCAGATGCCACATTGGAAGATGTTTTAGAAGCTGATTCTATTGCTTTTGGAAGTCCAGCAGTAGATGCCACTAAAATCGAACAGGAAGAAATGAAACCATTTTTAGATCAATTACAAAACTATAGAGATGTAAACATAAATAAAAATTGTATTTTATTTGCAACTTACGGGTGGATTGAAGATACTTTTATGAAATTATGGAAAGATGAAATGTCATCTTATGGTTTTAATGTAATTGGAGATTTAACAATTAAAGATTCACCAACTAAAACGCAGGCAAACATTATTAAACAATTAGGAAAAAAACTAGTTAATTAA
- a CDS encoding undecaprenyldiphospho-muramoylpentapeptide beta-N-acetylglucosaminyltransferase — MAKYKIIMTGGGTAGHVTPNLALVPKLKQKDFEIKYIGSFDGIEKEIITKNNIPFFGISCGKLRRYFDVKNFTDPFKILKGIAQALKILSKEKPDVIFSKGGFVAVPVVIAASIKKIPVVAHESDMTPGLANKLSAPFCDKLCVTFRESLKFVKDDKGVLTGSPIREEILNGDKTRGKKICEFSDNKEILFIMGGSLGSKLINEEIRKNLDKLLKDFNIIHICGKGNVDNNFLNKKGYKQFEYVTEELPDLMKACDYIISRAGANSIFEFLALKKPTLLIPLSKKASRGDQILNAKSFEKEGYSLMLQEEEIKNNVLYEKVLELKKRKDELINNIEKSQAKSGVEAIINVLLRSVKIKK; from the coding sequence TTGGCTAAGTATAAAATAATAATGACAGGGGGAGGAACTGCTGGTCACGTTACTCCTAATCTGGCTTTAGTTCCTAAATTAAAGCAAAAGGACTTTGAGATAAAATATATCGGAAGTTTTGACGGCATTGAAAAAGAAATAATAACTAAAAACAATATACCTTTTTTCGGAATTTCGTGCGGGAAATTACGAAGATATTTTGATGTGAAAAATTTTACTGATCCATTCAAAATTTTAAAGGGAATTGCTCAAGCACTAAAAATATTATCAAAAGAAAAACCAGATGTGATTTTTTCAAAGGGGGGGTTTGTAGCTGTTCCAGTTGTAATAGCAGCATCTATTAAAAAAATACCAGTGGTTGCACATGAATCAGATATGACTCCAGGGCTTGCAAATAAACTTTCGGCACCATTTTGTGATAAACTATGTGTCACATTTAGAGAAAGTCTAAAGTTTGTAAAGGATGATAAAGGAGTACTTACAGGAAGCCCAATCAGAGAAGAAATACTTAACGGAGATAAGACTAGAGGAAAAAAAATATGTGAATTTTCTGACAATAAGGAGATTCTCTTTATTATGGGGGGGAGTCTAGGTTCTAAGCTCATAAATGAAGAAATAAGAAAAAATCTAGATAAGCTTTTAAAAGATTTTAATATAATTCATATTTGCGGAAAAGGTAATGTAGATAATAATTTTTTAAATAAAAAAGGGTATAAGCAATTTGAATATGTAACCGAAGAATTGCCTGACCTTATGAAGGCTTGTGATTATATAATTTCAAGAGCAGGTGCTAATTCTATATTTGAATTTCTAGCATTAAAAAAACCAACACTATTAATACCACTTTCAAAAAAGGCAAGTAGAGGGGATCAAATATTAAATGCTAAGTCGTTTGAAAAAGAAGGGTATTCATTAATGCTGCAAGAAGAAGAAATTAAAAATAATGTATTATATGAAAAAGTTCTTGAGCTAAAAAAAAGAAAAGATGAATTAATTAATAATATTGAAAAGAGTCAAGCCAAAAGCGGTGTTGAAGCAATAATAAACGTATTATTAAGAAGTGTTAAGATAAAAAAATAA